The genome window TGTGAATCCAGTCGGTTTCGACTCCCGCCGGCAGCAGAGAGCAGCTAGCCAGTAACAATCCAAGCGGAGGCTTCAAAGTCCTCCTCCTAGCTTGCTACGGATGCCAACCTACATATCCTGCTCAGTCCTGTCAAGCGATGTCGATCCAGTCGGTTTCGACTCCCGCCGGCAGCAGAGAGCAGCTAGCCAGTAACAATCCAAGCGGAGGCTTCAAAGTCCTCCTCCGAAATGACTCCTTGGCGATCGATCGCGGGAGCGATCGATTCCGACCGCGCTCGTCGTTCCACCTATTCCCTTTCCGTTtctagtttttttttccttttctggaaAGCCCAGTCGTCCGCCTATTCCCTTTCCCCTTTCTATCCCCTCCTCCACTGCAGCTGCCCTGCTGCCCCCTCCTCGGCGAGGCGCCTCACGAGCGCCGCGAGGTCAGCGCGGGAGCCGCGCCCGCACGAGCGCCGCGAGGGAGGTGGCCAATACGGCGAGGCGCCGCGCCCGCACGAGCGCCGTGAGATCAAAGTGCAGCAGCAGCCAATACGGCGAGGCGCAGCGACTGCACGGGCTCCGCGAGGTCCAGGGGCGGAAGCAGCCAATACGGCGAGCGGTGCCTGTCCGGCGACCATACGGCCTCCGCGGCGTGCTCGACCTTGCTCCTACGCCTCCTACCCGGGCTGGACCTCCCCCCGGGCGTCGTCCCCACCCGCATCACCAAGCTCCCCAACGGCGTCCGCGACTCGGCGTCGCCTCCGAGGATTTCCAGGTACTACCCACATCCCCCTCCCCTCTTCCTTCTGATGAGTCCATGGCTGACAGCGGCCACCGTCTCCGAGCTCACGAACACCCAGATTTGACAGGGAGCAGCACagggatggcgattttggcagctcTGCTCTGATGATGCCGTCAGAGCACAGCTTGCTCGTTTTCAGCATGAGGAAGAAGATGATTTGACAGGGAGCAGCACAACTTGCTTGTTTTGTTTCTCTGTAGCAAGTTATTCTATAAATACTGAACACTATGCAAGGAAATCAGCAGCTGCCATTGTTCAAGAATGTACTAATTCTCTGAACATTGTTTTGTTTTTCTGTAGCAAATTATTTCTATGAATTCTGAACATTTGCAAAGAAATCAGTAGCTTTCATTGTTAAGAGAATGAGCTAATTCTCTGAAAATCTTTTTTGTTTTTAGCATGAGGAAGAAGATGATTTGACAGGGAGCAGCACAGCTTGCTTGTTTTGTTTCTCTGTAGCAAGTTATTCTATAAATACTGAACACTATGCAAGGAAATCAGCAGATGCCATTGTTAAAGAATGTACTAATTCTCTGAACATTGTTTTGTTTTTCTGTAGCAAATTATTGTATGAATTCTGAACATTTGCAAAGAAACTGTTGCTCCTTTGGATCGATGCCGGAGGCGGGACTGACTGACTCACCGCTGTTTCTTCATCCGCAACACGTTCAGATTAACACCGAGGCTCCCTGCCGTTCACAGCGTCTTGCCAAGTACAATACTACAACCAGGCAAGTAGCTCTTCTTGTATGTGGTGCTGAAGCAATGCCGGCTTCTTTTTTGGCCAAAACCTTCTTGCAAATGATTTAATAAAGTATTTAATCCCATGGTTCATTATTCCGTTTAGTGTAATCTGTCCATTCAAGCATTATCTTGTTCATGCTTTGTTTCAGCAGCGTTTTGTTTGTTTAAAAAAAGTCACACTAAcagttttttctttttctaattgGAACAGCTTCTGAGGATCGAGGAGGAGCTGGGCGACGCTGCGGTGTACGCTGG of Triticum dicoccoides isolate Atlit2015 ecotype Zavitan unplaced genomic scaffold, WEW_v2.0 scaffold21853, whole genome shotgun sequence contains these proteins:
- the LOC119345246 gene encoding uncharacterized protein LOC119345246, which produces MKPAISLREGTACTPAGAGSPAAAPSIDRLQVSTRIGGDARVYLWRTRLGLVGEAWLTLRTKMWKVDKPSRPPIPFPLSIPSSTAAALLPPPRRGASRAPRGQRGSRARTSAAREVANTARRRARTSAVRSKCSSSQYGEAQRLHGLREVQGRKQPIRRAVPVRRPYGLRGVLDLAPTPPTRAGPPPGRRPHPHHQAPQRRPRLGVASEDFQGAAQGWRFWQLCSDDAVRAQLARFQHEEEDDLTGSSTTCLFCFSVASYSINTEHYARKSAAAIVQECTNSLNIVLFFCSKLFL